TAGACGATCTCCATGCCGCGGCCGCCCAGCACGAAGCTCGGACGCACCAGCACCGGGTAGCCGATCTCCTCGGCGATACGTACGGCGCCTTCGACATCGATCGCGGTGCCGTTGCGCGGCGCGACGAGACCTGCGTCATCGAGCAGACGGGAGAAGAGCTCGCGTTCCTCCGCCAGGTCGATCGCCTCGGGGCTGGTTCCGAGAACGGTGTAACCGGCGGCCTCGATGCCCTTCGCGAGTCCGAGCGGCGTCTGCCCGCCGAGCTGGCACACGACACCGAGGATGGTGCCGCTCGCGGCTTCGGCGTCGAGCACCTCCAGCACGTCCTCGAGCGTCAGCGGCTCGAAGTACAGGCGGTCAGAGGTGTCGTAGTCGGTCGAGACCGTCTCCGGGTTGCAGTTGACCATGACGGTCTCGAACCCGGCATCCGACAGCGCGAACGACGCGTGCACGCACGAGTAGTCGAACTCGACGCCCTGGCCGATGCGGTTCGGTCCGGAGCCGATGATGACCACCTTGGTGCGATCCGACGGCGCGGCCTCGGTCTCGAAGTCGTAGCTCGAGTAGTGGTACGGGGTGAGGGCGGGGAACTCGCCGGCGCAGGTGTCGACCGTCTTGTACACCGGGCGGATGCCGAGGCCGTGACGCACGCCCCTGACCTCCGCTTCGGAGATGCCGCGGAGCTCGGCGAGCTGCGCGTCGGAGAAGCCGTGCTCCTTGGCGTAGCGAAGAGTCGCCGCGTCGAGCTCGGACGCGGTGCGCACGATCTCTGCGACCTCGTTGATCAGCACGATCTGGTCGAGGAACCACGGGTCGATCGCCGTCGCGTCGAAAGCCTGCTCGACCGTCGCGCCCTTGCGCAGCGCCTGCTGCAGCGTCACGATCCGGCCGTCCGTCGGAACCTTCGAGATCTCGAGAAGCTCCTCCACCGAGCGCTCCTCGGCGCCCCAGTGGAAGCTCGATCCGCGCTTCTCCAGCGAGCGGAGCGCCTTCTGCAGGGCTGTCGCGTAGTTGCGGCCGATCGCCATGGCCTCGCCCACGGACTTCATGGTCGTGGTCAGCGTCGCGTCGGCGGCCGGGAACTTCTCGAACGCGAAGCGCGGAACCTTCACGACGACGTAGTCGAGCGTCGGCTCGAAGCTCGCCGGCGTGACACCCGTGATGTCGTTCGGGATCTCGTCGAGACGGTAGCCCAGGGCCAGCTTGGCTGCGAGCTTGGCGATCGGGAATCCGGTGGCCTTGGACGCCAGAGCGCTGGAGCGCGAGACGCGCGGGTTCATCTCGATGACGATGATGCGACCGTTGGTCGGGTCCACCGCGAACTGGATGTTGCAACCGCCGGTGTCGACGCCGACGGCGCGGATGATGTCGATGCCGATGTCGCGCATCTTCTGGTACTCGCGGTCGGTGAGGGTGAGTGCGGGAGCGACCGTGATCGAGTCGCCCGTGTGCACGCCGACGGGGTCGACGTTCTCGATCGAGCAGACGACGACCGTGTTGTCGGCAGTGTCGCGCATGAGCTCGAGCTCGTACTCCTTCCAGCCGAGGATGGACTCCTCCAGGAGCACCTCGGTGGTGGGCGAGTCGCGCAGGCCCGCGCCGGCGATGCGACGCAGATCCTCCTCGTCGTACGCGAATCCGGAGCCGAGGCCCCCCATCGTGAAGCTCGGACGGACCACCATCGGGTAGCCGAGCTCATCGGCGGCCGCCAGCACCTCATCCATCGTGTGCGCGATGCGCGAGTCCGCCACGTCGGCCCCCGCATCGAGGACCAGCTGCTTGAAGATCTGACGATCCTCGCCCTTGTTGATCGCCTCGAAGCTGGCGCCGATGAGCTCGACGTCGTACTTCTCGAGGATGCCGTGGTTGTGCAGCTCGATCGCGGCGTTCAGCGCGGTCTGCCCGCCGAGCGTCGGCAGGATCGCGTCGGGCCGCTCCTTGGCGATGATCGTCTCGATGACCTGCCACGTGATCGGCTCGATGTAGGTCGCATCGGCGAAGTCGGGATCGGTCATGATCGTGGCCGGGTTGGAGTTGACCAGGATGACCCGGACGCCCTCCTCGCGCAGCACGCGGCACGCCTGGGTGCCGGAGTAGTCGAACTCGCACGCCTGACCGATGACGATCGGGCCGGAGCCGATGACGAGGACGGAATTGATGTCGTCGCGCTTGGGCATTACTTGGAGTCCTTCTGGCTTGCGATGACGAGGTCGCGGAACCTGTCGAAGAGGTAGTTGGCGTCGTGCGGGCCCGCTGCGGCCTCGGGGTGGTACTGCACCGAGAAGGCGGGGATGTCGAGGGCGCGGAGTCCCTCGACCACGTTGTCGTTGAGGCCGACGTGGCTGACCTCGACCTTGCCGTAGCCGTTCGGGCTGTCGAAGGTGCCCTCGATCGGAGCCTCGACCGCGAAGCCGTGGTTGTGCGCCGTGATCTCGACCCTGCCGGTCTGCTTGTCCAGCACCGGCTGGTTGATGCCGCGGTGCCCGAACGGCAGCTTGTAGGTGCCGAGGCCCAGGGCGCGCCCGAGCAGCT
The DNA window shown above is from Microbacterium maritypicum and carries:
- the carB gene encoding carbamoyl-phosphate synthase large subunit produces the protein MPKRDDINSVLVIGSGPIVIGQACEFDYSGTQACRVLREEGVRVILVNSNPATIMTDPDFADATYIEPITWQVIETIIAKERPDAILPTLGGQTALNAAIELHNHGILEKYDVELIGASFEAINKGEDRQIFKQLVLDAGADVADSRIAHTMDEVLAAADELGYPMVVRPSFTMGGLGSGFAYDEEDLRRIAGAGLRDSPTTEVLLEESILGWKEYELELMRDTADNTVVVCSIENVDPVGVHTGDSITVAPALTLTDREYQKMRDIGIDIIRAVGVDTGGCNIQFAVDPTNGRIIVIEMNPRVSRSSALASKATGFPIAKLAAKLALGYRLDEIPNDITGVTPASFEPTLDYVVVKVPRFAFEKFPAADATLTTTMKSVGEAMAIGRNYATALQKALRSLEKRGSSFHWGAEERSVEELLEISKVPTDGRIVTLQQALRKGATVEQAFDATAIDPWFLDQIVLINEVAEIVRTASELDAATLRYAKEHGFSDAQLAELRGISEAEVRGVRHGLGIRPVYKTVDTCAGEFPALTPYHYSSYDFETEAAPSDRTKVVIIGSGPNRIGQGVEFDYSCVHASFALSDAGFETVMVNCNPETVSTDYDTSDRLYFEPLTLEDVLEVLDAEAASGTILGVVCQLGGQTPLGLAKGIEAAGYTVLGTSPEAIDLAEERELFSRLLDDAGLVAPRNGTAIDVEGAVRIAEEIGYPVLVRPSFVLGGRGMEIVYDTASLRDYFVRTAGEVVIEEGKPLLVDRFLDDAIELDVDALYDGTDLYIGGVMEHLEEAGIHSGDSSCTLPPVSLGRTDVDRVREATLAIAEGVGVRGLLNVQFAISAGVLYVIEANPRASRTVPFVSKALGIPMAKAASRVMTGSTIAELRAEGLLPEQDGSRVPLDAPVSVKEAVLPFKRFRTADGKTVDSVLGPEMRSTGEVMGIDRDFPTAFAKSQAAAYGGMPTSGTVFISVADSDKRAVILPAHRLQQLGFTIVATEGTAEILSRNGIAVTVVEKYSATQESGAKNIVDLINEGAIDIVVNTPSGGAARADGYEIRAAAVAADKALFTTMAVLGAAVSGMDAAHEGFQVKSLQEYALDRKAAL